One stretch of Ananas comosus cultivar F153 linkage group 6, ASM154086v1, whole genome shotgun sequence DNA includes these proteins:
- the LOC109711765 gene encoding tRNA threonylcarbamoyladenosine dehydratase isoform X2, whose translation MGERSKQWILIGTGALFGSLSTIALLKFFSRYASRLRIKSVDDGFAADDDMNGRKRLKDLRDGLAGSDLLTDEVVSEQLTRNIQFFGMESQKKVTESFVVVIGLGGVGSHAASMLLRSGVGRLLLVDFDQVSLSSLNRHAVATREDVGIPKAICLQKHFSAIYPECQIEAKVQLYDASSEEEILSGNPDFVLDCIDNIDTKVALLAACVRRGLRVLSATGAGARADPTRIRIADLQESSNDPLSRAVRYRLRKDYGIDGGIPVVFSLEKPKVKLLPFKISAAEEENPLDYQIVPGFRVRIIPVLGTIPAIFGQVMASYVVTRLAGFSVQTEPVVNLDLDHYRILHQRLLEHEELIYGSAGQVLVDIEEIMYVVKELWHGRSARDQSQKGIGRKMWRSVNELMLVRWDKSKPATVSNLILLKFIEAEQHESTTIDRIREEEPEFYSLVTRVLRRAEMDFAL comes from the exons ATGGGAGAGAGGTCGAAGCAGTGGATATTGATCGGGACCGGAGCTCTCTTCGGCTCCCTCTCCACCATCGCTCTCCTCAAGTTCTTCTCCAG ATACGCATCGAGGCTACGAATAAAATCTGTAGATGATGGGTTTGCAGCGGATGATGATATGAATG GCAGAAAAAGACTCAAGGATCTTCGGGATGGTTTGGCTGGTTCAGATCTTTTGACAGATGAGGTGGTCTCTGAACAACTTACAAG gaatattcaattttttggCATGGAATCTCAAAAAAAAGTGACTGAATCATTTGTTGTAGTCATTGGCCTTGGCGGAGTTGGTAGTCATGCCGCCTCTATGCTTTTAAGATCTGGAGTTGGAAGGCTTCTGCTTGTGGATTTTGATCAG GTATCGCTCTCATCGCTAAATCGACATGCTGTGGCTACTAGAGAGGATGTTGGGATTCCAAAAGCTATTTGTCTACAGAAGCACTTTTCAGCAATATATCCAGAATGCCAAATAGAAGCGAAAGTGCAGTTGTATGACGCATCATCTGAGGAAGAAATTCTATCTGGAAATCCTGATTTTGTTCTTGATTGCATTGATAATATCGACACCAAG GTGGCACTTCTTGCTGCATGCGTGCGTAGAGGCTTAAGGGTGCTTTCTGCCACGGGGGCTGGTGCAAGAGCTGATCCGACTCGAATTCGTATTGCAGATTTGCAGGAATCTAGCAATGACCCTCTCTCTCGGGCT GTGAGATATCGTCTGAGAAAAGACTATGGAATTGACGGCGGAATACCAGTAGTTTTTTCTTTGGAGAAGCCCAAGGTGAAGCTACTTCCCTTTAAAATTTCTGCCGCTGAGGAAGAGAACCCATTGGATTATCAG ATCGTGCCAGGTTTTAGGGTTCGCATTATTCCAGTGTTGGGAACCATCCCTGCAATTTTTGGACAAGTGATGGCTTCCTATGTGGTCACAAGACTCGCAGGGTTCTCTGTTCAAACTGAACCAGTGGTTAATTTGGATTTGGACCACTATCGCATTCTTCATCAGCGTCTACTTGAGCATGAGGAGCTAATATACGGCTCAGCAGGTCAAGTTCTG GTAGACATTGAAGAAATTATGTATGTTGTTAAAGAATTGTGGCATGGTCGAAGTGCAAGAGATCAAAGCCAGAAGGGCATTGGCCGCAAAATGTGGCGATCCGTCAATGAGTTGATGCTTGTAAG ATGGGACAAATCAAAACCTGCTACGGTTTCAAATTTGATACTTCTTAAATTTATTGAG GCCGAGCAACATGAATCAACTACAATCGACCGCATAAGGGAAGAGGAACCTGAATTTTACTCTTTGGTGACCCGTGTACTGAGGCGGGCTGAAATGGATTTTGCATTATGA
- the LOC109711765 gene encoding tRNA threonylcarbamoyladenosine dehydratase isoform X1, whose product MGERSKQWILIGTGALFGSLSTIALLKFFSRYASRLRIKSVDDGFAADDDMNVGRGRKRLKDLRDGLAGSDLLTDEVVSEQLTRNIQFFGMESQKKVTESFVVVIGLGGVGSHAASMLLRSGVGRLLLVDFDQVSLSSLNRHAVATREDVGIPKAICLQKHFSAIYPECQIEAKVQLYDASSEEEILSGNPDFVLDCIDNIDTKVALLAACVRRGLRVLSATGAGARADPTRIRIADLQESSNDPLSRAVRYRLRKDYGIDGGIPVVFSLEKPKVKLLPFKISAAEEENPLDYQIVPGFRVRIIPVLGTIPAIFGQVMASYVVTRLAGFSVQTEPVVNLDLDHYRILHQRLLEHEELIYGSAGQVLVDIEEIMYVVKELWHGRSARDQSQKGIGRKMWRSVNELMLVRWDKSKPATVSNLILLKFIEAEQHESTTIDRIREEEPEFYSLVTRVLRRAEMDFAL is encoded by the exons ATGGGAGAGAGGTCGAAGCAGTGGATATTGATCGGGACCGGAGCTCTCTTCGGCTCCCTCTCCACCATCGCTCTCCTCAAGTTCTTCTCCAG ATACGCATCGAGGCTACGAATAAAATCTGTAGATGATGGGTTTGCAGCGGATGATGATATGAATG TTGGTAGAGGCAGAAAAAGACTCAAGGATCTTCGGGATGGTTTGGCTGGTTCAGATCTTTTGACAGATGAGGTGGTCTCTGAACAACTTACAAG gaatattcaattttttggCATGGAATCTCAAAAAAAAGTGACTGAATCATTTGTTGTAGTCATTGGCCTTGGCGGAGTTGGTAGTCATGCCGCCTCTATGCTTTTAAGATCTGGAGTTGGAAGGCTTCTGCTTGTGGATTTTGATCAG GTATCGCTCTCATCGCTAAATCGACATGCTGTGGCTACTAGAGAGGATGTTGGGATTCCAAAAGCTATTTGTCTACAGAAGCACTTTTCAGCAATATATCCAGAATGCCAAATAGAAGCGAAAGTGCAGTTGTATGACGCATCATCTGAGGAAGAAATTCTATCTGGAAATCCTGATTTTGTTCTTGATTGCATTGATAATATCGACACCAAG GTGGCACTTCTTGCTGCATGCGTGCGTAGAGGCTTAAGGGTGCTTTCTGCCACGGGGGCTGGTGCAAGAGCTGATCCGACTCGAATTCGTATTGCAGATTTGCAGGAATCTAGCAATGACCCTCTCTCTCGGGCT GTGAGATATCGTCTGAGAAAAGACTATGGAATTGACGGCGGAATACCAGTAGTTTTTTCTTTGGAGAAGCCCAAGGTGAAGCTACTTCCCTTTAAAATTTCTGCCGCTGAGGAAGAGAACCCATTGGATTATCAG ATCGTGCCAGGTTTTAGGGTTCGCATTATTCCAGTGTTGGGAACCATCCCTGCAATTTTTGGACAAGTGATGGCTTCCTATGTGGTCACAAGACTCGCAGGGTTCTCTGTTCAAACTGAACCAGTGGTTAATTTGGATTTGGACCACTATCGCATTCTTCATCAGCGTCTACTTGAGCATGAGGAGCTAATATACGGCTCAGCAGGTCAAGTTCTG GTAGACATTGAAGAAATTATGTATGTTGTTAAAGAATTGTGGCATGGTCGAAGTGCAAGAGATCAAAGCCAGAAGGGCATTGGCCGCAAAATGTGGCGATCCGTCAATGAGTTGATGCTTGTAAG ATGGGACAAATCAAAACCTGCTACGGTTTCAAATTTGATACTTCTTAAATTTATTGAG GCCGAGCAACATGAATCAACTACAATCGACCGCATAAGGGAAGAGGAACCTGAATTTTACTCTTTGGTGACCCGTGTACTGAGGCGGGCTGAAATGGATTTTGCATTATGA
- the LOC109711765 gene encoding tRNA threonylcarbamoyladenosine dehydratase isoform X6, with protein sequence MNGRKRLKDLRDGLAGSDLLTDEVVSEQLTRNIQFFGMESQKKVTESFVVVIGLGGVGSHAASMLLRSGVGRLLLVDFDQVSLSSLNRHAVATREDVGIPKAICLQKHFSAIYPECQIEAKVQLYDASSEEEILSGNPDFVLDCIDNIDTKVALLAACVRRGLRVLSATGAGARADPTRIRIADLQESSNDPLSRAVRYRLRKDYGIDGGIPVVFSLEKPKVKLLPFKISAAEEENPLDYQIVPGFRVRIIPVLGTIPAIFGQVMASYVVTRLAGFSVQTEPVVNLDLDHYRILHQRLLEHEELIYGSAGQVLVDIEEIMYVVKELWHGRSARDQSQKGIGRKMWRSVNELMLVRWDKSKPATVSNLILLKFIEAEQHESTTIDRIREEEPEFYSLVTRVLRRAEMDFAL encoded by the exons ATGAATG GCAGAAAAAGACTCAAGGATCTTCGGGATGGTTTGGCTGGTTCAGATCTTTTGACAGATGAGGTGGTCTCTGAACAACTTACAAG gaatattcaattttttggCATGGAATCTCAAAAAAAAGTGACTGAATCATTTGTTGTAGTCATTGGCCTTGGCGGAGTTGGTAGTCATGCCGCCTCTATGCTTTTAAGATCTGGAGTTGGAAGGCTTCTGCTTGTGGATTTTGATCAG GTATCGCTCTCATCGCTAAATCGACATGCTGTGGCTACTAGAGAGGATGTTGGGATTCCAAAAGCTATTTGTCTACAGAAGCACTTTTCAGCAATATATCCAGAATGCCAAATAGAAGCGAAAGTGCAGTTGTATGACGCATCATCTGAGGAAGAAATTCTATCTGGAAATCCTGATTTTGTTCTTGATTGCATTGATAATATCGACACCAAG GTGGCACTTCTTGCTGCATGCGTGCGTAGAGGCTTAAGGGTGCTTTCTGCCACGGGGGCTGGTGCAAGAGCTGATCCGACTCGAATTCGTATTGCAGATTTGCAGGAATCTAGCAATGACCCTCTCTCTCGGGCT GTGAGATATCGTCTGAGAAAAGACTATGGAATTGACGGCGGAATACCAGTAGTTTTTTCTTTGGAGAAGCCCAAGGTGAAGCTACTTCCCTTTAAAATTTCTGCCGCTGAGGAAGAGAACCCATTGGATTATCAG ATCGTGCCAGGTTTTAGGGTTCGCATTATTCCAGTGTTGGGAACCATCCCTGCAATTTTTGGACAAGTGATGGCTTCCTATGTGGTCACAAGACTCGCAGGGTTCTCTGTTCAAACTGAACCAGTGGTTAATTTGGATTTGGACCACTATCGCATTCTTCATCAGCGTCTACTTGAGCATGAGGAGCTAATATACGGCTCAGCAGGTCAAGTTCTG GTAGACATTGAAGAAATTATGTATGTTGTTAAAGAATTGTGGCATGGTCGAAGTGCAAGAGATCAAAGCCAGAAGGGCATTGGCCGCAAAATGTGGCGATCCGTCAATGAGTTGATGCTTGTAAG ATGGGACAAATCAAAACCTGCTACGGTTTCAAATTTGATACTTCTTAAATTTATTGAG GCCGAGCAACATGAATCAACTACAATCGACCGCATAAGGGAAGAGGAACCTGAATTTTACTCTTTGGTGACCCGTGTACTGAGGCGGGCTGAAATGGATTTTGCATTATGA
- the LOC109711765 gene encoding tRNA threonylcarbamoyladenosine dehydratase isoform X5: protein MNVGRGRKRLKDLRDGLAGSDLLTDEVVSEQLTRNIQFFGMESQKKVTESFVVVIGLGGVGSHAASMLLRSGVGRLLLVDFDQVSLSSLNRHAVATREDVGIPKAICLQKHFSAIYPECQIEAKVQLYDASSEEEILSGNPDFVLDCIDNIDTKVALLAACVRRGLRVLSATGAGARADPTRIRIADLQESSNDPLSRAVRYRLRKDYGIDGGIPVVFSLEKPKVKLLPFKISAAEEENPLDYQIVPGFRVRIIPVLGTIPAIFGQVMASYVVTRLAGFSVQTEPVVNLDLDHYRILHQRLLEHEELIYGSAGQVLVDIEEIMYVVKELWHGRSARDQSQKGIGRKMWRSVNELMLVRWDKSKPATVSNLILLKFIEAEQHESTTIDRIREEEPEFYSLVTRVLRRAEMDFAL, encoded by the exons ATGAATG TTGGTAGAGGCAGAAAAAGACTCAAGGATCTTCGGGATGGTTTGGCTGGTTCAGATCTTTTGACAGATGAGGTGGTCTCTGAACAACTTACAAG gaatattcaattttttggCATGGAATCTCAAAAAAAAGTGACTGAATCATTTGTTGTAGTCATTGGCCTTGGCGGAGTTGGTAGTCATGCCGCCTCTATGCTTTTAAGATCTGGAGTTGGAAGGCTTCTGCTTGTGGATTTTGATCAG GTATCGCTCTCATCGCTAAATCGACATGCTGTGGCTACTAGAGAGGATGTTGGGATTCCAAAAGCTATTTGTCTACAGAAGCACTTTTCAGCAATATATCCAGAATGCCAAATAGAAGCGAAAGTGCAGTTGTATGACGCATCATCTGAGGAAGAAATTCTATCTGGAAATCCTGATTTTGTTCTTGATTGCATTGATAATATCGACACCAAG GTGGCACTTCTTGCTGCATGCGTGCGTAGAGGCTTAAGGGTGCTTTCTGCCACGGGGGCTGGTGCAAGAGCTGATCCGACTCGAATTCGTATTGCAGATTTGCAGGAATCTAGCAATGACCCTCTCTCTCGGGCT GTGAGATATCGTCTGAGAAAAGACTATGGAATTGACGGCGGAATACCAGTAGTTTTTTCTTTGGAGAAGCCCAAGGTGAAGCTACTTCCCTTTAAAATTTCTGCCGCTGAGGAAGAGAACCCATTGGATTATCAG ATCGTGCCAGGTTTTAGGGTTCGCATTATTCCAGTGTTGGGAACCATCCCTGCAATTTTTGGACAAGTGATGGCTTCCTATGTGGTCACAAGACTCGCAGGGTTCTCTGTTCAAACTGAACCAGTGGTTAATTTGGATTTGGACCACTATCGCATTCTTCATCAGCGTCTACTTGAGCATGAGGAGCTAATATACGGCTCAGCAGGTCAAGTTCTG GTAGACATTGAAGAAATTATGTATGTTGTTAAAGAATTGTGGCATGGTCGAAGTGCAAGAGATCAAAGCCAGAAGGGCATTGGCCGCAAAATGTGGCGATCCGTCAATGAGTTGATGCTTGTAAG ATGGGACAAATCAAAACCTGCTACGGTTTCAAATTTGATACTTCTTAAATTTATTGAG GCCGAGCAACATGAATCAACTACAATCGACCGCATAAGGGAAGAGGAACCTGAATTTTACTCTTTGGTGACCCGTGTACTGAGGCGGGCTGAAATGGATTTTGCATTATGA
- the LOC109711765 gene encoding tRNA threonylcarbamoyladenosine dehydratase isoform X4, with protein sequence MLNVSVGRGRKRLKDLRDGLAGSDLLTDEVVSEQLTRNIQFFGMESQKKVTESFVVVIGLGGVGSHAASMLLRSGVGRLLLVDFDQVSLSSLNRHAVATREDVGIPKAICLQKHFSAIYPECQIEAKVQLYDASSEEEILSGNPDFVLDCIDNIDTKVALLAACVRRGLRVLSATGAGARADPTRIRIADLQESSNDPLSRAVRYRLRKDYGIDGGIPVVFSLEKPKVKLLPFKISAAEEENPLDYQIVPGFRVRIIPVLGTIPAIFGQVMASYVVTRLAGFSVQTEPVVNLDLDHYRILHQRLLEHEELIYGSAGQVLVDIEEIMYVVKELWHGRSARDQSQKGIGRKMWRSVNELMLVRWDKSKPATVSNLILLKFIEAEQHESTTIDRIREEEPEFYSLVTRVLRRAEMDFAL encoded by the exons ATG CTAAATGTCTCAGTTGGTAGAGGCAGAAAAAGACTCAAGGATCTTCGGGATGGTTTGGCTGGTTCAGATCTTTTGACAGATGAGGTGGTCTCTGAACAACTTACAAG gaatattcaattttttggCATGGAATCTCAAAAAAAAGTGACTGAATCATTTGTTGTAGTCATTGGCCTTGGCGGAGTTGGTAGTCATGCCGCCTCTATGCTTTTAAGATCTGGAGTTGGAAGGCTTCTGCTTGTGGATTTTGATCAG GTATCGCTCTCATCGCTAAATCGACATGCTGTGGCTACTAGAGAGGATGTTGGGATTCCAAAAGCTATTTGTCTACAGAAGCACTTTTCAGCAATATATCCAGAATGCCAAATAGAAGCGAAAGTGCAGTTGTATGACGCATCATCTGAGGAAGAAATTCTATCTGGAAATCCTGATTTTGTTCTTGATTGCATTGATAATATCGACACCAAG GTGGCACTTCTTGCTGCATGCGTGCGTAGAGGCTTAAGGGTGCTTTCTGCCACGGGGGCTGGTGCAAGAGCTGATCCGACTCGAATTCGTATTGCAGATTTGCAGGAATCTAGCAATGACCCTCTCTCTCGGGCT GTGAGATATCGTCTGAGAAAAGACTATGGAATTGACGGCGGAATACCAGTAGTTTTTTCTTTGGAGAAGCCCAAGGTGAAGCTACTTCCCTTTAAAATTTCTGCCGCTGAGGAAGAGAACCCATTGGATTATCAG ATCGTGCCAGGTTTTAGGGTTCGCATTATTCCAGTGTTGGGAACCATCCCTGCAATTTTTGGACAAGTGATGGCTTCCTATGTGGTCACAAGACTCGCAGGGTTCTCTGTTCAAACTGAACCAGTGGTTAATTTGGATTTGGACCACTATCGCATTCTTCATCAGCGTCTACTTGAGCATGAGGAGCTAATATACGGCTCAGCAGGTCAAGTTCTG GTAGACATTGAAGAAATTATGTATGTTGTTAAAGAATTGTGGCATGGTCGAAGTGCAAGAGATCAAAGCCAGAAGGGCATTGGCCGCAAAATGTGGCGATCCGTCAATGAGTTGATGCTTGTAAG ATGGGACAAATCAAAACCTGCTACGGTTTCAAATTTGATACTTCTTAAATTTATTGAG GCCGAGCAACATGAATCAACTACAATCGACCGCATAAGGGAAGAGGAACCTGAATTTTACTCTTTGGTGACCCGTGTACTGAGGCGGGCTGAAATGGATTTTGCATTATGA
- the LOC109711765 gene encoding tRNA threonylcarbamoyladenosine dehydratase isoform X3 yields the protein MHTYPRIISLELNVSVGRGRKRLKDLRDGLAGSDLLTDEVVSEQLTRNIQFFGMESQKKVTESFVVVIGLGGVGSHAASMLLRSGVGRLLLVDFDQVSLSSLNRHAVATREDVGIPKAICLQKHFSAIYPECQIEAKVQLYDASSEEEILSGNPDFVLDCIDNIDTKVALLAACVRRGLRVLSATGAGARADPTRIRIADLQESSNDPLSRAVRYRLRKDYGIDGGIPVVFSLEKPKVKLLPFKISAAEEENPLDYQIVPGFRVRIIPVLGTIPAIFGQVMASYVVTRLAGFSVQTEPVVNLDLDHYRILHQRLLEHEELIYGSAGQVLVDIEEIMYVVKELWHGRSARDQSQKGIGRKMWRSVNELMLVRWDKSKPATVSNLILLKFIEAEQHESTTIDRIREEEPEFYSLVTRVLRRAEMDFAL from the exons ATGCACACTTATCCACGCATCATTAGCCTAGAG CTAAATGTCTCAGTTGGTAGAGGCAGAAAAAGACTCAAGGATCTTCGGGATGGTTTGGCTGGTTCAGATCTTTTGACAGATGAGGTGGTCTCTGAACAACTTACAAG gaatattcaattttttggCATGGAATCTCAAAAAAAAGTGACTGAATCATTTGTTGTAGTCATTGGCCTTGGCGGAGTTGGTAGTCATGCCGCCTCTATGCTTTTAAGATCTGGAGTTGGAAGGCTTCTGCTTGTGGATTTTGATCAG GTATCGCTCTCATCGCTAAATCGACATGCTGTGGCTACTAGAGAGGATGTTGGGATTCCAAAAGCTATTTGTCTACAGAAGCACTTTTCAGCAATATATCCAGAATGCCAAATAGAAGCGAAAGTGCAGTTGTATGACGCATCATCTGAGGAAGAAATTCTATCTGGAAATCCTGATTTTGTTCTTGATTGCATTGATAATATCGACACCAAG GTGGCACTTCTTGCTGCATGCGTGCGTAGAGGCTTAAGGGTGCTTTCTGCCACGGGGGCTGGTGCAAGAGCTGATCCGACTCGAATTCGTATTGCAGATTTGCAGGAATCTAGCAATGACCCTCTCTCTCGGGCT GTGAGATATCGTCTGAGAAAAGACTATGGAATTGACGGCGGAATACCAGTAGTTTTTTCTTTGGAGAAGCCCAAGGTGAAGCTACTTCCCTTTAAAATTTCTGCCGCTGAGGAAGAGAACCCATTGGATTATCAG ATCGTGCCAGGTTTTAGGGTTCGCATTATTCCAGTGTTGGGAACCATCCCTGCAATTTTTGGACAAGTGATGGCTTCCTATGTGGTCACAAGACTCGCAGGGTTCTCTGTTCAAACTGAACCAGTGGTTAATTTGGATTTGGACCACTATCGCATTCTTCATCAGCGTCTACTTGAGCATGAGGAGCTAATATACGGCTCAGCAGGTCAAGTTCTG GTAGACATTGAAGAAATTATGTATGTTGTTAAAGAATTGTGGCATGGTCGAAGTGCAAGAGATCAAAGCCAGAAGGGCATTGGCCGCAAAATGTGGCGATCCGTCAATGAGTTGATGCTTGTAAG ATGGGACAAATCAAAACCTGCTACGGTTTCAAATTTGATACTTCTTAAATTTATTGAG GCCGAGCAACATGAATCAACTACAATCGACCGCATAAGGGAAGAGGAACCTGAATTTTACTCTTTGGTGACCCGTGTACTGAGGCGGGCTGAAATGGATTTTGCATTATGA
- the LOC109712212 gene encoding dihydropyrimidine dehydrogenase (NADP(+)), chloroplastic encodes MESATFVRGSVGRGSSAASELRRFRQRPRPLPDLRRWRRRSTAAIRAEPDLRVRVNGLEMPNPFVIGSGPPGTNYTVMKRAFDEGWGAVIAKTVSLDASKVINVTPRYARLRAGSNGTAKGQIIGWENIELISDRPLETMLNEFRQLKREYPDRILIASIMEEYNKAAWQELIERVEETGVDALEINFSCPHGMPERKMGAAVGQDCHLLEEVCGWINEKATVPVWAKMTPNITDITQPARVALKAGCEGVSAINTIMSVMGIDLNTLRPEPSVEGYSTPGGYSAKAVHPIALGKVMQIAKMMKAEFDGEQSLSAIGGVETGGDSAEFILLGANTVQVCTGVMMHGYGLVKKLCAELQDFMRKHNFSSIEDFRGVSLQYFTTHTDLVKRQQEAIRQRKAVRKGLQSDKDWTGDGFVKETESMVSN; translated from the exons ATGGAGTCTGCGACCTTTGTAAGAGGTTCGGTCGGGAGGGGGAGCTCGGCGGCGTCGGAGCTGAGGCGGTTCCGGCAGCGACCGCGGCCTCTTCCCGACctccggcggtggcggcggcggagcacgGCGGCGATCCGCGCGGAGCCCGATCTCAGGGTGCGGGTGAACGGGTTGGAGATGCCGAACCCCTTCGTGATCGGGTCCGGCCCCCCCGGCACCAACTACACCGTCATGAAGCGCGCCTTCGACGAGGGCTGGGGCGCCGTCATCGCCAAGACC GTGTCTTTGGATGCCTCTAAAGTTATCAATGTGACTCCTCGCTATGCGCGGCTCCGGGCCGGATCAAACGGGACCGCCAAGGGCCAGATTATCGGGTGGGAGAACATTGAACTTATCAGCGACCGACCGCTCGAAACCATGTTGAATGAATTTAGGCAGCTAAAACGAGAGTACCCGGACAGGATACTCATAGCTTCAATAATGGAGGAGTACAACAAAGCTGCGTGGCAAGAACTTATTGAACGCGTCGAAGAAACCGGAGTG GACGCTCTTGAGATAAATTTCTCATGTCCTCATGGAATGCCGGAGCGGAAAATGGGTGCTGCGGTGGGCCAAGATTGTCATTTGCTTGAGGAGGTCTGCGGGTGGATAAATGAGAAAGCTACCGTACCTGTTTGGGCAAAGATGACCCCCAATATTACAGATATTACGCAG CCAGCAAGGGTTGCTCTGAAAGCAGGATGTGAAGGAGTTTCCGCTATTAATACGATAATGAGCGTGATGGGAATTGATCTCAATACTTTACGTCCGGAACCTTCTGTTGAGGG ATATTCTACACCTGGTGGATATTCTGCAAAAGCTGTGCATCCTATTGCACTCGGAAAAGTAATGCAGATTGCAAAGATGATGAAAGCGGAATTTGATGGTGAGCAATCACTTTCTGCTATTGGAGGGGTCGAGACAGGCGGAGATTCTGCCGAGTTTATTCTCCTTGGAGCAAATACAGTTCAG GTATGTACAGGTGTGATGATGCATGGTTATGGCCTTGTGAAGAAGCTTTGTGCTGAGTTGCAGGATTTTATGAGAAAACACAACTTTTCCTCAATCGAAGATTTTCGGGG GGTCTCCCTACAGTATTTCACTACACATACCGACCTGGTGAAGCGGCAACAAGAGGCAATCAGGCAGAGAAAAGCTGTAAGGAAAGGCTTACAATCTGACAAAGATTGGACAGGGGATGGGTTTGTTAAGGAGACCGAAAGCATGGTGTCCAACTGA